The Candidatus Margulisiibacteriota bacterium genome has a segment encoding these proteins:
- the queF gene encoding preQ(1) synthase, translated as MNPSYTKSHSRSGLNAKLPRIETFPNHFKDYEITIVEPEFTSVCPRTGLPDFGTITIKYIPDKLCPELKSLKMYFNAYRNLGIFMENSTNRVLKDFVAACSPKKASIVGDFNPRGGIKTVVEAKWPR; from the coding sequence ATGAACCCATCGTACACCAAATCCCATTCAAGATCCGGATTAAACGCAAAACTCCCCAGGATAGAAACCTTTCCAAACCATTTCAAGGATTACGAAATTACCATTGTCGAGCCGGAATTCACCTCTGTCTGTCCCAGAACGGGACTCCCCGATTTTGGAACTATCACTATAAAATATATTCCGGACAAATTATGCCCGGAGTTAAAATCGCTTAAGATGTATTTTAATGCCTACAGGAACCTCGGCATTTTTATGGAAAACTCCACCAACAGGGTCCTCAAGGACTTTGTGGCGGCCTGCAGCCCAAAGAAAGCAAGCATTGTCGGCGACTTTAACCCTCGCGGCGGGATAAAAACTGTAGTCGAGGCAAAATGGCCTAGATAG
- a CDS encoding GNAT family N-acetyltransferase: protein MKLRNTQPSDMENIFSIARRYDLDSNDMKAEDFIVAEERGSIIGFGRLWEHDGAIELGTIGVVEEHRGKGVAKEIVKGLLDRAVKGRHMPLTIYLTTLIPSFFERFGFKALTTPPPQSMIRKKGWCDGCSKTGCTVMKLSI from the coding sequence ATGAAACTCAGGAACACACAGCCATCGGATATGGAGAACATTTTTTCTATTGCCCGCAGATACGACCTTGACTCAAATGACATGAAAGCCGAAGATTTTATCGTGGCCGAAGAGAGAGGAAGCATTATCGGGTTTGGCAGGCTGTGGGAGCATGACGGCGCTATTGAACTGGGCACGATCGGCGTGGTTGAAGAACACAGGGGAAAAGGCGTTGCAAAAGAGATCGTAAAAGGATTGTTAGATCGTGCGGTCAAAGGCCGACACATGCCCCTGACCATATATCTAACGACCCTGATCCCGTCATTCTTTGAACGATTCGGCTTCAAAGCCCTGACCACACCCCCGCCACAATCGATGATCCGGAAAAAAGGCTGGTGCGACGGCTGCTCAAAGACGGGCTGCACGGTGATGAAGCTTTCTATCTAG
- a CDS encoding D-alanine--D-alanine ligase, whose amino-acid sequence MKNTLEKLRSKRIAVLCGGASSEREVSLRSGKKVHEAIISLGLKSFMIDTADRAFIKELVDKGIDLACITLHGRGGEDGTIQGLLEIMGIPYTGSGVLASAQSMNKIAAKKIWEASQVPTPKYRRIDPESEIKPQCERLLKYFPLPLVVKPVSEGSSFGVSIIKDAGSLFDAVDRTVKEYREVFVEEFIKGNEVTVGILGSGRQAKALPILELRPKGEFYDYSSKYTPGGTDFIIPARLPKAVYEKVQKTALKGYNSLGCLGFARLDVMVDRDGVPYLIDANTIPGMTDLSDLPAQAKAQGISYEDLVLNILASALK is encoded by the coding sequence TTGAAAAATACCCTGGAAAAACTTAGATCCAAAAGGATCGCCGTACTTTGCGGCGGCGCCTCAAGCGAGAGGGAAGTGTCTCTGAGGTCCGGCAAAAAGGTGCATGAGGCCATTATCTCCCTTGGGCTCAAGTCTTTTATGATAGACACCGCTGACAGGGCCTTTATCAAAGAACTGGTCGATAAGGGCATCGATCTTGCCTGTATAACCCTGCACGGCAGGGGAGGCGAGGACGGTACCATTCAGGGACTGCTTGAGATAATGGGTATTCCCTACACGGGCTCAGGGGTTTTGGCCAGCGCTCAGTCCATGAACAAGATAGCTGCCAAAAAGATCTGGGAGGCTTCGCAGGTCCCTACCCCAAAATACCGCAGGATAGACCCCGAGTCGGAAATTAAACCGCAATGTGAGCGTCTTCTAAAGTATTTTCCGCTCCCTCTTGTGGTAAAGCCTGTCAGCGAGGGCTCCAGTTTCGGAGTGTCCATCATCAAGGATGCGGGCTCTCTCTTTGACGCGGTGGACAGGACGGTAAAAGAGTACAGGGAAGTCTTCGTGGAAGAGTTCATAAAAGGCAATGAAGTGACCGTCGGTATACTCGGCTCAGGCAGGCAGGCAAAAGCCCTGCCGATACTTGAGCTCAGGCCAAAGGGGGAGTTCTACGATTACAGCTCCAAATATACTCCGGGAGGCACAGATTTCATAATCCCGGCACGGCTTCCCAAGGCGGTTTATGAAAAGGTCCAAAAGACCGCGCTAAAGGGCTATAACAGCCTGGGCTGCCTGGGCTTTGCCAGGCTTGATGTGATGGTCGACCGAGACGGGGTCCCTTATTTGATAGATGCAAACACTATCCCGGGCATGACCGACCTATCGGACCTTCCGGCCCAGGCAAAGGCGCAGGGTATTTCTTACGAAGACCTGGTCCTTAACATCCTTGCAAGCGCGCTCAAGTGA